A stretch of Linepithema humile isolate Giens D197 chromosome 3, Lhum_UNIL_v1.0, whole genome shotgun sequence DNA encodes these proteins:
- the Fs(2)Ket gene encoding importin subunit beta-1 isoform X1: MQMDPTTLQLIQVLERTVSSDKNELVAAQNFLQQAADANLHEFVQRLSAVLVTVGASPVARMAAGLQLKNQLTSKDPEMKFQYQQRWLTIPTETREYIKKNILGALGTENNRPSSAAQCVAYVAVAELPVGSWSELIPLLVSNVANTTSTEMMKEATLETIGYICQEIESEVLVSQSNEILTAIIHGMKGSSTSNHVRLAATKALYNSLEFTKGNFEKETERNFIMEVVCEATQSSNTQIRVAALQCLVKIMSLYYQYMEPYMAPALFPITLEAMKSETDEVALQGIEFWSNVSDEEVDLSMEEGEALEGGRPPSKVSRHYAKGALQYLVPVLMKKLTKQEEFDDEDDWNPSKAAGVCLMLLSSCCEESIVPFVLPFVKDNIKSPDWRYRDAALMAFGSILGGLEPATLKPLVEQAMPTLIELMYDTSVVVRDTAAWTFGRICEMIPDAAINETYLKPLLESLVNGLKAEPRVAANVCWAFTGLAEASYESAEAEDGNQPETYCMSQYFDFIIQRLLETTDRPDGAQANLRSAAYEALMEMVKNSPRDCYVTVQKTTMVILERLQQVLQMESHIQSHSDRAQYNDLQSLLCATLQSVLRKVTSEDAPQISDVIMTALLAMFSSNSCKSGGVQEDALMAVSTLVEVLGDGFLKYMEAFKPYLCLGLKNHAEYQVCCAAVGLTGDICRALKGKMLPHCDEIMTLLLENLSNNAVHRSVKPQIFSAFGDIAMSIGPQFKKYLDVVLQTLMQASQANVDRSDYDMIDYLNELREGVLEAYTGIVQGLRGDANNCSDGEISLIEPHVPFIIQFITSIAQDREHSEGNVSAAVGLLGDLVIVFGVKLLPMVDTEPLNDLLLKGRKSRTHKTKQLASWAAKEIRKLKTVANVTSSCEGRTVVRTVRGGKKGEGGRKKRAEREREKEHACT, translated from the exons ATGCAGATGGATCCAACGACATTGCAACTGATTCAGGTTCTCGAAAGGACCGTCTCATCGG ataaaaatgaGTTGGTGGCGGCGCAGAATTTTCTACAGCAGGCGGCTGATGCCAATCTC CATGAATTCGTGCAACGACTCAGCGCTGTGCTGGTCACAGTCGGCGCGAGCCCCGTCGCCCGTATGGCTGCGGGTCTACAGCTCAAAAACCAACTTACCTCCAAGGATCCTGAAATGAAGTTCCAGTATCAGCAACGCTGGCTTACCATCCCTACTGAAACAAGGGAATacattaagaaaaat ATTTTAGGAGCATTGGGAACGGAGAACAATAGGCCGAGTTCCGCGGCACAATGTGTCGCATATGTTGCTGTTGCCGAATTACCTGTTGGGTCATGGAGCGAATTAATTCCATTGTTAGTCAGTAATGTTGCTAACACAACTAGTACCGAAATGATGAAGGAGGCTACTTTAGAAACCATTGGATATATCTGTCAAGAAATTGAAAGTGAAGTACTGGTATCGCAATCAAACGAGATTCTCACTGCTATTATTCATGGCATGAAGGGTTCCAGCACATCGAATCACGTTCGATTAGCAGCTACAAAAGCTCTTTACAATTCCTTGGAGTTCACGAAAGGAAATTTCGAAAAGGAG ACAGAGCGAAACTTCATAATGGAAGTAGTGTGTGAGGCTACTCAATCCAGTAATACCCAAATCAGAGTAGCTGCATTACAGTGTCTTGTGAAAATTATGTCACTGTATTATCAATACATGGAACCATATATGGCTCCAGCACTGTTTCCT ATTACTTTGGAGGCTATGAAATCCGAAACCGACGAAGTAGCACTTCAAGGAATTGAATTTTGGTCGAACGTGTCTGACGAGGAAGTTGATTTATCAATGGAAGAAGGAGAAGCATTGGAGGGAGGCCGTCCGCCGTCAAAAGTCTCACGCCATTATGCGAAAGGAGCTCTACAATACTTAGTACCGGTgctaatgaaaaaattaaccaAACAGGAAGAATTTGATGACGAGGATGATTGGAACCCTTCGAAAGCGGCGGGAGTTTGCTTGATGCTGCTGTCAAGTTGCTGCGAGGAATCTATTGTTCCTTTCGTTCTTCCTTTTGTCAAAGACAATATCAAGAGTCCCGATTGGAGGTACAGAGATGCGGCATTGATGGCATTTGGTTCGATTCTCGGTGGTTTGGAGCCCGCCACGTTGAAACCGCTGGTGGAACAAGCTATGCCCACTCTCATCGAATTGATGTACGACACTAGCGTGGTCGTGCGCGATACCGCCGCATGGACCTTCGGCCGTATATGCGAGATGATTCCAGATGCCGCAATCAATGAAACTTACCTGAAACCGTTATTGGAGTCTTTGGTGAACGGATTGAAAGCAGAACCGCGAGTTGCTGCAAATGTATGCTGGGCATTCACAGGATTAGCAGAGGCAAGTTACGAGTCTGCCGAGGCGGAAGACGGCAATCAGCCAGAAACATATTGCATGTCACAATACTTTGATTTTATCATTCAACGACTTTTGGAGACGACGGATAGACCAGACGGGGCGCAGGCAAATCTGAGATCCGCCGCTTACGAGGCTCTAATGGAAATGGTGAAGAATTCTCCACGAGATTGTTACGTGACCGTGCAGAAGACCACCATGGTGATACTCGAACGACTGCAACAGGTGCTGCAGATGGAATCGCACATACAAAGCCATTCTGATCGCGCTCAATATAACGATCTGCAATCGTTGCTCTGCGCAACTTTGCAGTCCGTACTGCGCAAAGTTACTTCAGAGGACGCACCGCAGATATCCGATGTAATAATGACTGCCTTGTTGGCCATGTTCAGCTCGAATTCTTGCAAATCGGGCGGAGTTCAAGAGGACGCGCTTATGGCTGTATCGACCTTGGTAGAAGTGCTAGGCGACGGCTTCTTGAAGTACATGGAGGCCTTCAAGCCCTATCTCTGCCTCGGCTTAAAGAATCACGCCGAATACCAGGTGTGCTGTGCGGCGGTTGGTCTTACTGGTGACATCTGTCGCGCGCTTAAGGGCAAGATGTTGCCCCACTGCGACGAAATCATGACTCTGCTGCTCGAGAATCTCAGCAATAACGCTGTACATCGTTCGGTGAAGCCGCAGATCTTCTCCGCCTTTGGTGACATCGCTATGAGCATCGGTCCGCAGTTCAAGAAATACCTGGACGTTGTACTGCAGACGTTGATGCAGGCGTCGCAGGCCAACGTAGACAGGAGCGATTACGACATGATCGATTATTTGAACGAATTGCGCGAGGGCGTACTCGAGGCTTACACCGGCATAGTCCAAGGTCTCCGCGGTGACGCGAACAACTGTTCGGACGGCGAGATCTCCCTCATCGAGCCGCACGTACCGTTCATCATACAGTTTATCACCTCGATAGCGCAGGACCGCGAGCATTCCGAGGGCAACGTGTCGGCCGCGGTCGGCCTCCTGGGCGATCTCGTCATAGTGTTCGGGGTGAAACTGCTGCCCATGGTGGACACCGAACCGCTCAACGACCTGCTGCTCAAAGGCAGGAAGTCACGCACTCACAAAACTAAACAACTGGCGAGCTGGGCTGCAAAGGAGATTCGAAAACTCAAAACTGTCGCCAATGTTACGTCCAGTTG tGAGGGTAGGACCGTAGTTAGGACTGTTAGAGGAGGAAAGAAAGGGGAGggcggaagaaaaaaaagagcagagagagagagagagaaagaacacGCGTGTACGTGA
- the Fs(2)Ket gene encoding importin subunit beta-1 isoform X3: MQMDPTTLQLIQVLERTVSSDKNELVAAQNFLQQAADANLHEFVQRLSAVLVTVGASPVARMAAGLQLKNQLTSKDPEMKFQYQQRWLTIPTETREYIKKNILGALGTENNRPSSAAQCVAYVAVAELPVGSWSELIPLLVSNVANTTSTEMMKEATLETIGYICQEIESEVLVSQSNEILTAIIHGMKGSSTSNHVRLAATKALYNSLEFTKGNFEKETERNFIMEVVCEATQSSNTQIRVAALQCLVKIMSLYYQYMEPYMAPALFPITLEAMKSETDEVALQGIEFWSNVSDEEVDLSMEEGEALEGGRPPSKVSRHYAKGALQYLVPVLMKKLTKQEEFDDEDDWNPSKAAGVCLMLLSSCCEESIVPFVLPFVKDNIKSPDWRYRDAALMAFGSILGGLEPATLKPLVEQAMPTLIELMYDTSVVVRDTAAWTFGRICEMIPDAAINETYLKPLLESLVNGLKAEPRVAANVCWAFTGLAEASYESAEAEDGNQPETYCMSQYFDFIIQRLLETTDRPDGAQANLRSAAYEALMEMVKNSPRDCYVTVQKTTMVILERLQQVLQMESHIQSHSDRAQYNDLQSLLCATLQSVLRKVTSEDAPQISDVIMTALLAMFSSNSCKSGGVQEDALMAVSTLVEVLGDGFLKYMEAFKPYLCLGLKNHAEYQVCCAAVGLTGDICRALKGKMLPHCDEIMTLLLENLSNNAVHRSVKPQIFSAFGDIAMSIGPQFKKYLDVVLQTLMQASQANVDRSDYDMIDYLNELREGVLEAYTGIVQGLRGDANNCSDGEISLIEPHVPFIIQFITSIAQDREHSEGNVSAAVGLLGDLVIVFGVKLLPMVDTEPLNDLLLKGRKSRTHKTKQLASWAAKEIRKLKTVANVTSS, encoded by the exons ATGCAGATGGATCCAACGACATTGCAACTGATTCAGGTTCTCGAAAGGACCGTCTCATCGG ataaaaatgaGTTGGTGGCGGCGCAGAATTTTCTACAGCAGGCGGCTGATGCCAATCTC CATGAATTCGTGCAACGACTCAGCGCTGTGCTGGTCACAGTCGGCGCGAGCCCCGTCGCCCGTATGGCTGCGGGTCTACAGCTCAAAAACCAACTTACCTCCAAGGATCCTGAAATGAAGTTCCAGTATCAGCAACGCTGGCTTACCATCCCTACTGAAACAAGGGAATacattaagaaaaat ATTTTAGGAGCATTGGGAACGGAGAACAATAGGCCGAGTTCCGCGGCACAATGTGTCGCATATGTTGCTGTTGCCGAATTACCTGTTGGGTCATGGAGCGAATTAATTCCATTGTTAGTCAGTAATGTTGCTAACACAACTAGTACCGAAATGATGAAGGAGGCTACTTTAGAAACCATTGGATATATCTGTCAAGAAATTGAAAGTGAAGTACTGGTATCGCAATCAAACGAGATTCTCACTGCTATTATTCATGGCATGAAGGGTTCCAGCACATCGAATCACGTTCGATTAGCAGCTACAAAAGCTCTTTACAATTCCTTGGAGTTCACGAAAGGAAATTTCGAAAAGGAG ACAGAGCGAAACTTCATAATGGAAGTAGTGTGTGAGGCTACTCAATCCAGTAATACCCAAATCAGAGTAGCTGCATTACAGTGTCTTGTGAAAATTATGTCACTGTATTATCAATACATGGAACCATATATGGCTCCAGCACTGTTTCCT ATTACTTTGGAGGCTATGAAATCCGAAACCGACGAAGTAGCACTTCAAGGAATTGAATTTTGGTCGAACGTGTCTGACGAGGAAGTTGATTTATCAATGGAAGAAGGAGAAGCATTGGAGGGAGGCCGTCCGCCGTCAAAAGTCTCACGCCATTATGCGAAAGGAGCTCTACAATACTTAGTACCGGTgctaatgaaaaaattaaccaAACAGGAAGAATTTGATGACGAGGATGATTGGAACCCTTCGAAAGCGGCGGGAGTTTGCTTGATGCTGCTGTCAAGTTGCTGCGAGGAATCTATTGTTCCTTTCGTTCTTCCTTTTGTCAAAGACAATATCAAGAGTCCCGATTGGAGGTACAGAGATGCGGCATTGATGGCATTTGGTTCGATTCTCGGTGGTTTGGAGCCCGCCACGTTGAAACCGCTGGTGGAACAAGCTATGCCCACTCTCATCGAATTGATGTACGACACTAGCGTGGTCGTGCGCGATACCGCCGCATGGACCTTCGGCCGTATATGCGAGATGATTCCAGATGCCGCAATCAATGAAACTTACCTGAAACCGTTATTGGAGTCTTTGGTGAACGGATTGAAAGCAGAACCGCGAGTTGCTGCAAATGTATGCTGGGCATTCACAGGATTAGCAGAGGCAAGTTACGAGTCTGCCGAGGCGGAAGACGGCAATCAGCCAGAAACATATTGCATGTCACAATACTTTGATTTTATCATTCAACGACTTTTGGAGACGACGGATAGACCAGACGGGGCGCAGGCAAATCTGAGATCCGCCGCTTACGAGGCTCTAATGGAAATGGTGAAGAATTCTCCACGAGATTGTTACGTGACCGTGCAGAAGACCACCATGGTGATACTCGAACGACTGCAACAGGTGCTGCAGATGGAATCGCACATACAAAGCCATTCTGATCGCGCTCAATATAACGATCTGCAATCGTTGCTCTGCGCAACTTTGCAGTCCGTACTGCGCAAAGTTACTTCAGAGGACGCACCGCAGATATCCGATGTAATAATGACTGCCTTGTTGGCCATGTTCAGCTCGAATTCTTGCAAATCGGGCGGAGTTCAAGAGGACGCGCTTATGGCTGTATCGACCTTGGTAGAAGTGCTAGGCGACGGCTTCTTGAAGTACATGGAGGCCTTCAAGCCCTATCTCTGCCTCGGCTTAAAGAATCACGCCGAATACCAGGTGTGCTGTGCGGCGGTTGGTCTTACTGGTGACATCTGTCGCGCGCTTAAGGGCAAGATGTTGCCCCACTGCGACGAAATCATGACTCTGCTGCTCGAGAATCTCAGCAATAACGCTGTACATCGTTCGGTGAAGCCGCAGATCTTCTCCGCCTTTGGTGACATCGCTATGAGCATCGGTCCGCAGTTCAAGAAATACCTGGACGTTGTACTGCAGACGTTGATGCAGGCGTCGCAGGCCAACGTAGACAGGAGCGATTACGACATGATCGATTATTTGAACGAATTGCGCGAGGGCGTACTCGAGGCTTACACCGGCATAGTCCAAGGTCTCCGCGGTGACGCGAACAACTGTTCGGACGGCGAGATCTCCCTCATCGAGCCGCACGTACCGTTCATCATACAGTTTATCACCTCGATAGCGCAGGACCGCGAGCATTCCGAGGGCAACGTGTCGGCCGCGGTCGGCCTCCTGGGCGATCTCGTCATAGTGTTCGGGGTGAAACTGCTGCCCATGGTGGACACCGAACCGCTCAACGACCTGCTGCTCAAAGGCAGGAAGTCACGCACTCACAAAACTAAACAACTGGCGAGCTGGGCTGCAAAGGAGATTCGAAAACTCAAAACTGTCGCCAATGTTACGTCCAGTTG A
- the CarT gene encoding carcinine transporter, protein MQQQDNDSTPADNVRDDDEGFDLDDLLPIVGQFGRYQKQLLWLVCLPACLPCGFCAFNQLFMADTPSHWCKVPGLEHLDAARRKRLAIPASQDGNETYSQCMRYDVDWTTMTPENYSFATTYSPALNSSWSIMPCDHGWEYETSEMTSSIVIDFDLVCDRAIYPTIGLVALNAGGPIGVYLFGTLNDRIGRKLSFFTCLATLITGGFLTFISNDFWTWASTRFIVGLTIPAIYQIPFIISLELVGPNYRSFVTVMTCTFYTLGLCMLAGVTYLIRDWRTLAITTSAPFLIYFFYWWFLPESPRWLLAKGRLSEAKDILETLARVNGKELPASFTQRLRQRMTMSRSKSEEERLRTGPGVLSLFKTPNMRLKTCLITLNWFANNMVYVGLSYYGPALGNEEHLSFLFSSLAEIPSYMACWVVMDRWGRRWPLCLCMVVAGVSCIATVLLSSDAVVETLILFLISKSAISASFLIIYPFAGELYPTQLRGVAIGFSAYISGLGLIIIPFVTYLGRESLVLPLVILGAISVIGGLSGLRLPETLHHRLPQTVEEGELFGKDWTCADCVRCIPTKLSSIATSYEDLSTRETVEMREVPEIPLAPSILEEQQRPSLANARRLVRQSSVMDTQRDSDGTMKMTYWF, encoded by the exons ATGCAGCAACAAGATAATGACTCGACACCAGCCGATAATGTCAGAGATGATGat GAGGGCTTCGATCTCGACGATCTTCTACCGATAGTCGGACAGTTCGGTCGTTATCAGAAGCAATTGCTGTGGCTGGTCTGCCTGCCGGCGTGCCTGCCCTGCGGCTTTTGCGCTTTTAATCAACTGTTTATGGCGGACACTCCGTCGCATTGGTGCAAAGTGCCGGGTCTGGAGCATCTAGATGCTGCCCGTAGAAAGCGGCTCGCCATCCCCGCGAGTCAG GACGGCAACGAGACGTACAGCCAGTGCATGCGGTACGACGTCGATTGGACGACGATGACGCCGGAAAACTATTCTTTCGCGACGACGTATTCGCCTGCGCTCAACTCCTCGTGGTCTATAATGCCCTGCGATCACGGCTGGGAGTACGAGACTTCGGAGATGACGTCTTCTATCGTCATCGAC TTTGATCTCGTGTGCGATCGCGCGATTTATCCAACGATTGGGTTAGTAGCCCTTAATGCAGGAGGCCCTATAGGAGTGTATCTTTTTGGTACATTAAACGACAG AATCGGCCGAAAATTATCTTTCTTCACATGCTTGGCGACATTGATTACTGGCGGTTTTCTGACCTTTATATCAAATGATTTTTGGACCTGGGCCTCTACACGCTTTATCGTTGGCTTGACGATACCAGCGATTTATCAAATACCCTTTATTATCT CTCTGGAATTGGTTGGACCTAATTACCGCTCATTCGTCACGGTTATGACTTGTACTTTCTATACTTTGGGGCTCTGCATGCTGGCAGGTGTCACCTATTTGATACGCGATTGGCGAACTCTCGCCATAACCACGAGTGCGCCTTTCTtaatctatttcttttattggTG GTTTCTGCCGGAATCACCGCGATGGTTGTTAGCAAAAGGTCGTCTAAGCGAGGCCAAGGATATTCTCGAGACCTTAGCACGTGTGAATGGCAAGGAGCTTCCGGCGTCGTTCACGCAGAGGCTCCGCCAGCGTATGACGATGTCAAGGTCTAAGAGCGAGGAGGAAAGATTGAGAACCGGTCCCGGTGTACTTTCACTCTTCAAAACGCCAAATATGCGCCTTAAGACGTGTCTCATCACGTTGAACTG GTTCGCCAACAACATGGTATACGTCGGTCTTTCTTACTATGGGCCGGCACTGGGAAATGAGGAACATCTGAGTTTTTTGTTTTCCTCGCTCGCCGAGATTCCCAGTTACATGGCTTGTTGGGTTGTAATGGATCGATGGGGTCGCCGATGGCCGCTTTGCCTGTGCATGGTCGTAGCTGGAGTATCGTGCATTGCTACGGTGCTGTTGTCGTCCG atGCTGTCGTGGAAACCTTGATACTATTTCTCATATCGAAGTCCGCGATATCCGCGTCTTTTCTAATTATCTACCCTTTTGCCGGGGAACTTTATCCCACGCAATTGCGCGGGGTTGCTATCGGCTTCTCCGCGTATATCAGCGGCCTCGGACTCATCATTATACCCTTCGTGACATACCTC GGAAGAGAGAGTCTAGTCCTGCCTTTGGTCATCTTAGGCGCGATCTCGGTAATTGGTGGCCTGTCGGGGCTGCGGTTACCGGAAACATTGCATCACCGTCTGCCGCAGACGGTTGAGGAAGGAGAATTGTTTGGCAAAGATTGGACTTGCGCGGATTGCGTCCGTTGTATTCCAACAAA ACTGTCATCGATCGCGACTTCTTACGAGGACTTGTCGACGCGAGAAACAGTTGAGATGCGTGAAGTACCTGAGATACCGCTTGCTCCGTCTATTTTGGAGGAGCAACAACGGCCGAGCTTGGCGAACGCTCGCCGTTTAGTTCGCCAATCCAGCGTGATGGACACCCAACGCGATTCTGACGGGACCATGAAAATGACCTATTGGTTTTAA